The Thermocrinis ruber genomic sequence TAGGGTTTATCACCACCACTTGATTTCCTTCCACCAACTGCAAAACGTCCTTGTCTGGAGAGTATATCTTGACCTTAAAGCCTTCCTTTTTAGCCTTTTGTGTAAGGTAGGCAATCAGGTCGTCCGCTTCGTAGCCGGGCACTTCCAAAAGCTTTATACCGAGCAGGTTTATTAACTCCTTTATAACGGGTATTTGAACTTTCAGAGGGTCTGGAGTGGGTGGCCTTTTACTTTTGTACTCAGAATAAGCAAGCTTTCTTTGGGTTGGTGCGGGCAGGTCAAAGACTATTGCCATGTAGTTGGGTTTTTCCGTTTTTAGTATAGCCAAAATAGACCTCAAAAAGCCGTATATGGCTCCTGTGGGAAAGCCCGAGCTCGTGGATAGAGGTGGCAGGGCAAAAAAACTCCTGTAAAGGAAGGCAGAGCCATCGAAAAGGTAGAGCACTTTCATGCAGAGTAGAGCTTTTCTCTGTAATAGCTCCTGCAGGCAGACACCAATTCTTCCGTAGCCTTCTTTACATCCTCAAAGCCAAGAATGGCAGAAACCACCGCAATGCCCTTGGCTCCCGCCGAGAGAACCTCTTTAACCCTGTAGTGTGTTATGCCTCCTATGGCGACAATGGGCTTTGAGGTCATCTTCACCGCCTGACGGAGGGCTTCTATGCCCACCAATTTGTAATCCTTCTTTGTGGAGGTCTCATAAATAGAACCAAAGCCTATGTAGTCTATGGGCAGATGCTCCACCTCCCTGAGCTTTTCCAAGCTATTGACTGAGTAGCCTATGTACATCTTATCACCCACCAACTTTCGGACCACGTCCGGTGGCAAGTCATTCTCTCCCACATGAACACCATCCGCAGAAACTGCTAAAGCCAAATCCACCCTGTCGTTTACCACAAGCTCCACGTTGTAGCGCTTGGTCAGTTCCCTGAGGACCAAAAGCTCCTCATACATCTGCCTTGAAGTTTTGTTTTTGAACCTATACTGCAGGGCAGTTATGCCCCCCTGTATGGCTTGTTCTATGGTGCTTACAAGGTCCCTGTCCTTAAAATAGGCATCGTCCGTTACCAAATATATGCTCAGGTTCATGGCTCAATTAAAGATAACCAGCTTCTACGCCGATGCAAGCGTTCCAAACCACTTTTATTTTGTCTTTATACTTTTCTATCACTTCCATGTTTTCACAGCCCGGTTGGAGCCATACGCACTTGGCACCCACCTTTAGGGCTTCCTCAAAGATGGGCTCTATGTGGGCTGGGTTCCGAAAGACATTAACTATGTCAATGGGTTCCGGTACCTCCTCCAAAGAAGAGAGTACCTTGATCCCCAAGATCTCCTGTCCTGCGTGCTTTGGATTAACAAAATATACCCTGTGCATTCCCTTACTTATCACCCTCTCGCTAACATAGTAGGAGGGCCTTTCAGGGTCGGGAGATATGCCCACCACTGCAACAGTTTTGGCGTTCTTTAAAACCTCAAGGGCTTCATCTTGATGTGGATGATGAAGTTCCTTCATGGGAGATATTATACCGCAACCTTTCCACAAGCTGGTCCATTTCCTCCTTCGTTCTCTTTTCGGTGACTGCTATCAAAAGCTGATCTTTGTATCCAAACCTGTCAAGCTTTATACCAAAGAGAAATCCTTCCTCTATGAGCTTTTGGTGGAGTTCTTGGGCTTTTGGATGTTTTACGGGAAACTCCCAGAGGTGTTTTCCGCTAAAAGGTATTTCAAAGCCAAGGTTCAAAAGCTTTTCCTTTAGATACATCGCCTTGGAAAGGCTCTGGATGGCTACCTCCCTCATTCCCTCCCTTCCAAGTAGGACCATGTATAGCAAATTTGCCAAGGCTATTAGGTTCTGATTGGTGCATATGTTGGAGGTTGCCCTCTCCCTTCTTATGTGCTGTTCTCGGGTCTGCAACACCAGGGTAAAGGCCCTCTTTCCCTCAATGTCCTCCGCCAAACCCACCAACCTACCGGGCATCTTTCTTACGTACTCCATTTTAGTAGCAAAAAAGCCCACATAGGGACCTCCAAAGTTCAAAAAGGCACCCATCTGCTGACCCTCCCCGACCACTATGTCTGCACCAAAGGAGCCCGGTGGCTTTAGTATGCTGAGGGCTATGGGGTCTGCCACCACCACAAGGGGAACTTCATATTTCTTTGCCAGATGGGAAATTTCCTTCAAAGGTTCCAAAAAGCCAAAGAAGTTGGGCTGTTGCACCGCCAAGGCGTGACATTCTCCGTCTTTAAGTAGTTCTTCCAAGCGGTCAAGGTCTGTAGTGCCCTCTTCCGTAAGGCTTACCACTTGGATCTCATCCTTGTAGCCAAAGAGATAGGTTTGAACCACCTGCCTGTAGAGTGGATTTATACCCTCCGTCAACACTACCCTTTTTCCTCTTCCTTTTATTGCCCTTGCCATAAGAACCGCTTCCGCCAAGGCAGAGCCACCGTCGTACATGCTTGCGTTGGCACAGTCCATACCGGTTAGCTCGCATATCAGGGTCTGATATTCAAATAGTGCCTGAAGGGTTCCCTGAGATGCCTCCGCTTGGTATGGCGTATAGGCGGTCAAAAACTCTCCCCTGCTTAAAATCTGCCATATAGCTGAGGGGATTATTCGGTCGTAGGCACCACCACCCGCAAAGTATACAAGGGGTCTGTTGAGGCTCGCAAGCTCCTTGAAATATCTTCTCAACTCTTCCTCTGACTTGGGCTCCGGTAGGTTTTTGGGAGGCTCCAAAAGGGAAGGGTCAATGTGGGAAAAGAGGTCTTCCAAAGAAGAAAGACCTAGACTTTGAAGTATCTCGCTAACTTCTTTATCTGAATGGGGTAAGAACATTTACCTTTCCTTTTCCTCGTATCTTATCTCCTCTTCAGGTAGGGTCTCCAAGGATTCCTCTATAATTCCCGTTTCCTCCTCCGGCAGGTTCAGGCTTACCCTTTCTCCTTTTTCTTCCATTACAATCTCCGCAAGGATCCCCGCATACTCCTTTGGAGACAGAAGGTCCTCCACCTCAGAGGGATCTTTAAGCTCCAAAACCACCATCCAACCATCCTCATAGGGAGACTCATTTACAAGGCCTGGCTCATCGTTCAGCGCTTCATTTACCTCCACCACACTACC encodes the following:
- a CDS encoding 5'-3' exonuclease — encoded protein: MKVLYLFDGSAFLYRSFFALPPLSTSSGFPTGAIYGFLRSILAILKTEKPNYMAIVFDLPAPTQRKLAYSEYKSKRPPTPDPLKVQIPVIKELINLLGIKLLEVPGYEADDLIAYLTQKAKKEGFKVKIYSPDKDVLQLVEGNQVVVINPISEEVFDENKVIEKFGVPPQKLADYLALVGDKTDNIEGVKGVGPKTAINLINTFGSVENILARWDEFKKLFPYADKNSLELSYWLVKLKPPEDLNIDIGELKRKEPNLSLLRKKLEGLEMKSIIKDLDKIFAQRSLF
- the thiE gene encoding thiamine phosphate synthase, which produces MNLSIYLVTDDAYFKDRDLVSTIEQAIQGGITALQYRFKNKTSRQMYEELLVLRELTKRYNVELVVNDRVDLALAVSADGVHVGENDLPPDVVRKLVGDKMYIGYSVNSLEKLREVEHLPIDYIGFGSIYETSTKKDYKLVGIEALRQAVKMTSKPIVAIGGITHYRVKEVLSAGAKGIAVVSAILGFEDVKKATEELVSACRSYYREKLYSA
- a CDS encoding CoA-binding protein — protein: MKELHHPHQDEALEVLKNAKTVAVVGISPDPERPSYYVSERVISKGMHRVYFVNPKHAGQEILGIKVLSSLEEVPEPIDIVNVFRNPAHIEPIFEEALKVGAKCVWLQPGCENMEVIEKYKDKIKVVWNACIGVEAGYL
- the gcvPA gene encoding aminomethyl-transferring glycine dehydrogenase subunit GcvPA is translated as MFLPHSDKEVSEILQSLGLSSLEDLFSHIDPSLLEPPKNLPEPKSEEELRRYFKELASLNRPLVYFAGGGAYDRIIPSAIWQILSRGEFLTAYTPYQAEASQGTLQALFEYQTLICELTGMDCANASMYDGGSALAEAVLMARAIKGRGKRVVLTEGINPLYRQVVQTYLFGYKDEIQVVSLTEEGTTDLDRLEELLKDGECHALAVQQPNFFGFLEPLKEISHLAKKYEVPLVVVADPIALSILKPPGSFGADIVVGEGQQMGAFLNFGGPYVGFFATKMEYVRKMPGRLVGLAEDIEGKRAFTLVLQTREQHIRRERATSNICTNQNLIALANLLYMVLLGREGMREVAIQSLSKAMYLKEKLLNLGFEIPFSGKHLWEFPVKHPKAQELHQKLIEEGFLFGIKLDRFGYKDQLLIAVTEKRTKEEMDQLVERLRYNISHEGTSSSTSR
- the gcvH gene encoding glycine cleavage system protein GcvH; protein product: MEDIWVGKYLVKADRYYTKDHEWALVKGNRAWVGITDYAQKELGDIVYVDLPSVGEEFEVGDTLANVESVKSVSPVYAPLSGSVVEVNEALNDEPGLVNESPYEDGWMVVLELKDPSEVEDLLSPKEYAGILAEIVMEEKGERVSLNLPEEETGIIEESLETLPEEEIRYEEKER